In the genome of Camarhynchus parvulus chromosome 23, STF_HiC, whole genome shotgun sequence, the window TCtgggggtgacagtgacacagaccCCACTCACTATTTCTTCTTCTGCTCCCTGGTGCTCTCCAGGTTGTAGGTGGCCACGTTGATGAGTCCTGCAGCCCTCtcatcctgcagggacagggacagccgTGTGGGCACCACCCCGGGAGATGCCAGCTGCCCAGgcgggcacagggacaccccgcGCCCCCACTCACGTTGGGGTGGTTGTACCAGTAGAGCGTGTGGCCCTTGAGCACCACCCAGCACCGCTTCCACTTCTGGGCCATGAAGCCCACGTGCTCCTTCTTCTTGAGGAGCCACCCGTCACAATCCGCCCGGCCCAGGTCCCGGCACGACACCCGCCGGCGGCTCAGCCGGGTGGCCACGCCTGCGCCACGGCCCGGGgtcagggcaggggaggagagaCCCCCGGGCagggggcagggccgggggagcagagccccccagcacagcccccagccccacctggcagggctctgctcgCCTTTAGCTCTGCTCACCTTTAGGTCTCCGTcccgtgctggggctgccctgggcagggagacaGGTGGGATTTTAGTGACAGTGCAGGGCAGTGTTTgctgagcccccagcagcaccacagccttAGGGACCCCCTTAGGGACCCCCAATTCACACACCCACAGCAGGGGCTCAAGGAGAACCTCGGACTCCCCCCAGCTCTCACCTccgcagggctgggctctgctgcccctgctgccctggggctcagctctgtgccacggggctcaggggcagcagggctgctcgGGGGGGTGCCCAGGGCGCTGCCgctgtcccacagctcctctgcagcgCCTGTGAACAGCGAGCGGGGCTGCAGCCTCGTgtcctgggggagctgctccGTCCCCGGCACCCCCTGCTCCATCCTACCctgcccggccgggcccggcagctcctccacagctgccccgggcagcctgggctcccgCTcggcctcctcctgctcctcgtCAGTGACGGGATCCGGGACAGACTCTGCTCCCGAGTCCAGGTCAGCCGCGACGCTGGGAGGAAACGGGGACCCCTGAGCCCCAGAGCTCCGGGAGCGCGGCCGGGATCCCGATCCACCTCGGGCTGGGGCACTCCCTGcccgggaaggggctggagggggcgcgggggcagagctccagcccgGTTCCAACCCGATTACAACCCGGTTCCAGCCCCGTTCAGTTCCAGCTCCgttccagcccagctccagcccagctccagcccagctccagcccggCTCCAGCCCGGCTCCAGCCCGGCTCCAGCTCGATTACAACCCGGTTCCAGCCCCGTTCAGTTCCAGCCCGGTtctgcctggctccagcccgGTTCCAGCCCCGTTCCAGCCCCGTTCCAGCCCGGCTCCAGCCCCGTTCCAGCCCCGTTCCAGCCCGGCTCCAGCCCGGTTCCAGCCCCGTTCCCGTTCCAGcgggctgccctgcctggctcgGCTGCTGCCCGCGCTGCCGCTGGCTCTCCGCACGCCTTTCCATTCCGGGAGGGGAGAAGGGTCATGGCTAAATATAGTTCCAGCCCCGCTAAAACGTTACCAAGTGAATGAATTACAAACTCCCCTTTTTGTCATTCCTTAAGACTCCTGTCAGCGTCCCGGGCTgctcacaggcagctgctgcactgctggcacCTCTCCCCCTAAaaaagggctgggaaaggccCTGAATGCACCCAAACATCTCCTTGCTGGCCAGACTGGGGTGCTGGGGTTGTCGGGatggggctcacctggaggtCAAGGACACGGGGCTGCCTGGGCTCTCACCGCTCCTGGTGCCAGGGGAATCTGCAGCATCCAAAAATGCTCCTGGGGGCTGTGGATGAGCGTCAGTGCCAGCCCCACCCCACCATGGAGCCCAGAGCTTTAGGAATCTCCAGGGTGATGGGAgatgcccagccctgagcatccctgtcTGATTCCCAgtgcagcactggggctggactgggagcactgggatcacTCGcctgctgcctgggagaggGGGGTGGGCCGGGCAGGTCGAGGGGGATCTTCTTCAGCACCAAAGTCACCCTGTtccccttctccagcagcttcctggcCAGGCTGACAGGCGTCCAACCCACCTGCAAATGCTGGGTGAGCTGTGGGCCACTGCCCCGACTCCATGGGTGTTtgatcccccaaacccaccccagccACAGATCCCACATCCCCCACATCCTCCTGGCAATGGCTCCTGTGTCCCCCAGAGCTTCCGCAGCCATGGCTCCTGCTTTTTGCTGCTCATAACTCCTGCATCCCCCACCTGAGCCCGCCCTGTCCGTGTCCTCCCACCCTGGAGCCCCTGTCCCCCACTCACCACCACCTGCTCGTTGACCTGCACGATCTCATCCCCGGGCAGGATGTGGCCCCCGTGGGCAGCCAGGGCCTGGGCAGAGAGGGGGACAGTGGGGCACCCACTCCTGGGTtcattccctctctccctcccaaGCTAATCCCACTCAGGATCCCTCCCGGCCAGGGAGAACCAGGGGGGTTAACCATGAACCCGACTGCACccccggagctgctgctggggtcgGGGTGCAGAGGGGGCTCCCCCATGCCCGGGCTGTGCTCACTCGTGGGATGAGTTACACGGGCTCAGCCACAGGCAGCACCCCCTGCTCCGGGTCAGGGATTAGGGCCCTAATCTGGATCCCACCCCACAAAAGGGGGTGACTGAGGGGCAGGGGGTGACGGGGCCCCTCACTCACCTCCGGGCTGGTGGCAGACACGaggtgcaggcaggagctggtggaggTGATCTCAAAGCCCTGGGGGGGCCAAGGTGGGGTTTGAGCAGGGGGTCCCGAGGCAGAGGGGGGCCCTGGGGTGGAGGGCACTCACCAGCCGGGCGgtgagcagggcctgggggctCCCCAGAACATCACAGGGCgctgctgggggctcaggggacGCTGGGGGGCTCTGCCACGGGCCGAGGGGCAGtgttggggtgctgggggacGTCGGGGGGCTGCCCTGTGGGCCGGGGAGCAGCGCCAGCCCCAcgctctgcagcacagccctgcgcTCCAGCAGCGccggggggctgcagcccaCGATGCTCTCGCAGATGCCCTCgatgtgctggcactgggggtgacaGCGGGGGTGAGGGGGACCCTGGCAGCCCCCCAGGCCTGccaccccctcctcccccagcactCACAATCTGCAGGATCCCGCTGCTCCTCTGGGCCGCAGGGAGGTCCTGGGGGGCAGGACGTGGGATGAGCACCATGGGgtggctccatcccagctgggggtccctgaggggcaCCCCCCGCACCCCATGTCCCCTCAGCAGAGCCCCGGGGGTCAGGAGAGCAGCCAGCCCCGGGCACTCACCGCCTGCAGCgtctctgccagctgggcacacagcacGATGATGTCCCGGCTGGCTGAAAAGTCATTGAGGGTGGAGAACAGGtacctggggggacacagagctcagcccccgGGGTGGGggcacccagcacccagggcGGCCCTCACCTGCCCACACCTGTTGAGCCAGGAGAAGAGCTCCTTGGCAGCCCCGACCAGGTCGATGACTCGGGCCAGGAGGGTGAGGGAGGGCGGCTGGGGGGCATcccctgctggcagccccccCTGCACCAGGCTCTGGatgccctgtgccagctcctgcagcctctccgTCAGTGTCCGCAGGCTGGTGCTCGCCAGCCTTGTgtcctggggggacaggggtgcCAGGGGATGGACGGGCAGGGTGGCATTCAGGGGGTCACCTTCACCCAgcccatggtgtccccatgtccttccctctgcccagctcagagccccctCCACTGAGCCCAGGgtgcccctgtgtccccacctTCCACCCAGGCCAGGGTGACCCCACATCCTCATCCTTCAGCCCAGGGagcccccacatccccctgctCGTCCCGGGGATCCCGGCACTCACCAGGTTCCGCAGCTGCTCCAcggcctccagcagcagctcctggtgtcccACGGGCCACACGCCCAGAGCCTCCAGGCCCcccggctccagccccagcaggtcGGGCCCCGAGAGCCCCCAGGCCTCGAAGGGGTACCCCTGCACGGCCGCGTCCAGCCCTGCATCAGCCCCCTTGCagtgtccctggcagtgtcccctggCAGTgacccctggcagtgtcccctggcagtgtcccctggCAGTGACCCCTGGCCGGTGGCAGGCTCCTCTCCACGCACCGAGCTCACCCGGCCTCAGCCTAAAGGGTGGGAAGGGCCGGACCCCACCCCGGGAATGCCCCTCCGGGCAGGAGAACAGGGACGGGAAGCACCGGCACCCCCcgccccatgtccccaggctggggacaccccagcgCAGAGCCCGAGGGCAGCCGGGCACTCACCTCGGAGCCAGGCGGCCGGTTGTGCGGGGCCCCAGCAGCGCACGGGCTCCatgggggcggcggggccggaaCGGCGGGCCCGGAacggcggcggggcgggcgcggctcTCACCTGCGCCGGGCGCGGTCCCACCTGCGCCGGCAGCCGCAGCCCCATTGGCGCTCCCCGGTGCCGCTCAGCGCCGGGCCCGCCTGCCCCGGACGGTGCCGTGGGGCGAGGCCGCGGTGAGTCACAGCCCGGGCGGTGACACACGGCACCTGGAACGGCCGGGAAACGGCACCCGGTGTCACCCCCAGCGAGGGCTGAGGCCCGACAGCGCTTGTGACACCAGTGGGACCCCCCAGTAGCCCTGTGACACCAGTGGGACACCCCAGGTGCCCTGTGGGTGCAAAGTTAGGCCACAGTGACCCCCAGAAGAACCGGAGGGAagcccctgctcagccctggaggttttggggtgccacCCCCCACCCAAATCATAACTCACACCCCTTTAcaggtggggaaactgaggcagccCCGTGCCGGCCTGCAGAGGGGCTCGCCCGTGGTTAAGCCCGGCCCTTCGGCTCCCCAGAtccgggctgggctgggctggcccccCCGCCCGGCGTGTCCGCTCCGGGGAGCAGCGGGCGCTGATCGCGGCTGACAGCGGCTGCTCCGCGCCCTGCCCGGGCCGCGGCACGCACGGAGCCCCTCGCCGGCATCgggggtcccagcccagccccgctgctCCCACGGGCCCGGTGCCGCTGCCCCGCGCTCGCCATGATCATCCGCCCCCGCCGCCTGACCCCGGGGTACTTCAGACTGCTGCAGGTAAGGGCCGAGCAGGGCCGGGGGAGCCCCGGAGAGCCCCGGGTGCtgctgccctcgctgccctcgctgcccaCCGGGCCTGCCCCGGGAGccgtgcccagctccagcccggCTCCACACTGGCAGTGACGATGCTGCCGATGGGGGCCCACAAGTGCTGCAGGGGCACCCTAAAAACCCAGAGGGGCACAAAGCTGCCCCCCCTTTGCCCTTACACTCCCCAGTGTGATGGGGCCATTCAGGGCACGGCCCCAGGCCCCTGTGCCCGGGGGGTTCGGGGTATTCCCGCGCTCCCCTTGtgctctctgtgtccccacagatGCAGCTGGCAGCGGGACGAGACGCTGAGCCGGGGGGGCGGCTGCTGacccccctggccctgctgctggcggCCGCCgggctctgcctgtccctctACAGCGCCCGGAGAATGGCGGACCCCGGCAAGGCGCCCCCGGAGCCGTGAGCGGGGGCTggggggccctggggacagtgccGGGGGTGTCggggccctggggacagtgccGGGGGTGTCGGGGTCCCCTCCACCCGCCCGAGCTCTGCAGCTGACCTGCGCcacatccagcccttcccagcgCCATGGGTGCCCTGGGCATGGGGGACACGCCTGTCCCCGCCTGTCCCCGCCCCGGGCAGCCGGGATGCAGGACGGAGAAGCCGCTTCCAGCTCCGGAGCTGCCGGCTGAGCCCGGCCCGAGCACCGGGGGACAGCGGGATCCGGCCACCAGAGCAGCGGCTGGACGGACGGACAGAGGGACggcagagctgcatccagccccATCCCCCGCGGGAGCAGAGCGGGCTGGGGACCCCGGTGGTGGCCACAgagcccccctgtccccatgggaACGCGCGGTGGCCGCGGCCCCGCAGGAATGAGGCCAGCGCCGTGTTAGATAACGGGCAGGGGGGACACGGGCGGTGACGTgaccctgggcagggacatctcaTCCGTGTCCCTGGATGGgcacatcccacatccctgggcaggcacATCCCGTGtccctgggcacatccctgggcagggacatcccaccccctgtccctgggcacatcccctgtgcctgggcaggcACATCCCGCTGGGATGGCGGtctcagcctccccagcccccgcagagctgtggctctccctccctccctccctccctcccccggAGCCTCGGGGACAAATCCGGGTAGGCTGTGTGGAAATAAACCCTTCCCTAGCCAGCACAGCCGTGTCactgctctgtcactgccccagcacagctctgtcactgctctgtgtgccccagcacagctctgtcactgccccagcacagctctgtcactgctctgtcactgctctgtcactgccccagcacagctctgtcactgctctgtgtgctgttcccagcagttcccagtccccagctgggcagcagggatgaaTGGGGACATGAACTCTGCAGGAATTCGCTGGCATTGTcactcagtgtcccctcagggGCACGGTGGCAGGCGCCAGGCAGGGAGGCCGATCCCCGTGCAGCCCTCCAGGAACATGAAATCACTTGCAGGAGTTGAGTCTTTGGGCAGAGGAGCCTCAAAGTGCCCTGACCAAGGGGACACCAGCACGGCCCTCTCCAGGGCCAAACCAGCTGCAAACCCAAGTGCTCCGTGAAGAGGTGACCCGAGCTCACATTCCCCACAAAAAGCTGCCTGGGAACTCCCTGCCAGAGGGCAGAGGGACTTTTACCAGGCAAGAGCTCCAGGACGAGGCTCCTGGCACGGACACCTTTGGCTAACAGGGAAGAGAAC includes:
- the CNKSR1 gene encoding LOW QUALITY PROTEIN: connector enhancer of kinase suppressor of ras 1 (The sequence of the model RefSeq protein was modified relative to this genomic sequence to represent the inferred CDS: inserted 1 base in 1 codon), whose amino-acid sequence is MEPVRCWGPAQPAAWLRGLDAAVQGYPFEAWGLSGPDLLGLEPGGLEALGVWPVGHQELLLEAVEQLRNLDTRLASTSLRTLTERLQELAQGIQSLVQGGLPAGDAPQPPSLTLLARVIDLVGAAKELFSWLNRYLFSTLNDFSASRDIIVLCAQLAETLQADLPAAQRSSGILQICQHIEGICESIVGCSPPALLERRAVLQSVGLALLPGPQGSPPTSPSTPTLPLGPWQSPPASPEPPAAPCDVLGSPQALLTARLGFEITSTSSCLHLVSATSPEALAAHGGHILPGDEIVQVNEQVVVSGGQXAPGWEDTDRAGSGGGCRSYEQQKAGAMAAEALGDTGAIARRMWGMWDLWLGWVWGIKHPWSRGSGPQLTQHLQVGWTPVSLARKLLEKGNRVTLVLKKIPLDLPGPPPSPRQQPPGAFLDAADSPGTRSGESPGSPVSLTSSVAADLDSGAESVPDPVTDEEQEEAEREPRLPGAAVEELPGPAGQGAAEELWDSGSALGTPPSSPAAPEPRGTELSPRAAGAAEPSPAEGSPSTGRRPKGVATRLSRRRVSCRDLGRADCDGWLLKKKEHVGFMAQKWKRCWVVLKGHTLYWYNHPNDERAAGLINVATYNLESTREQKKKYVFQLCHQTYKPFVFAAETLADLSMWVSRLVTAKTKHTLAQQAVPDKEEDCYSETEAEDPDDETPRHGSDPARKRLQNSPEKAQLSPGSSPQGSPRPCSPLEPGAEELERLARCLRQGGLSLTGQRRLQTREQGRKSFLRRNRNPHINERVHAVRALQSTLKAKLAELQALEQLLGDAALTSATFRRWKEEHQELYQELREGWAGQQRQGGAGEQRGPQGEAAEP